A portion of the Acidisoma sp. PAMC 29798 genome contains these proteins:
- a CDS encoding lipid A deacylase LpxR family protein produces MTGRPFVAPLLAWNLAIGAAAFAVIVGLLPTGASAQAIGPVLPGLPAPDDGSIYTVRVENDTVANTDRYYTSGIQAGWTGPTGLVPTFLANAGHAVLGVGDQRVSIDISQSLYTPSDTQIRPPDPHDRPYAAVLVVTGQLIQDTDLTRTRIGAQLGVLGPDAGGELVQNSFHTIIGDTENKGWGYQLDNRPIVNFFADRTWRIPVVNLVSLPFIAPSPVGIDILPDATAFVGTEMIYAQAGATLRIGQGLDNDFGVARIMPGTSGGDAYDQSPGLTWYAFGGADGKVVAYNTLLEGNSFSNTGPSVTEKPVVAEFDVGLAAIYHGVKISYTQVWQTHEFDGQQGGLFEFGSLAVSARF; encoded by the coding sequence ATGACGGGACGTCCGTTTGTTGCACCTCTATTAGCCTGGAATTTGGCGATCGGCGCCGCCGCTTTTGCCGTCATCGTCGGGCTTCTGCCAACGGGCGCAAGCGCCCAGGCAATCGGCCCCGTCTTGCCGGGCCTGCCGGCACCGGATGATGGCAGCATCTATACCGTTCGCGTTGAAAACGACACCGTGGCCAATACCGACCGTTACTACACCAGCGGCATTCAGGCCGGTTGGACCGGCCCCACCGGTTTAGTTCCAACTTTCCTCGCCAATGCCGGCCATGCCGTTCTGGGCGTCGGCGACCAGCGCGTCAGCATCGATATTAGCCAGTCGCTCTACACCCCGTCCGACACGCAAATCAGGCCGCCGGATCCTCACGATCGGCCTTACGCTGCGGTCCTCGTCGTTACCGGTCAGTTGATCCAGGACACCGATCTCACGCGAACGCGGATTGGCGCTCAGCTCGGCGTGCTCGGGCCGGATGCGGGTGGCGAATTGGTGCAGAATAGTTTCCACACGATCATCGGTGATACGGAGAACAAGGGCTGGGGCTATCAGCTCGACAACCGGCCGATCGTAAACTTTTTCGCGGACCGGACGTGGCGGATTCCGGTGGTGAACCTCGTCAGCCTGCCCTTCATCGCGCCGTCACCGGTCGGGATCGACATCCTGCCTGACGCGACAGCCTTCGTGGGCACGGAGATGATTTACGCCCAGGCCGGCGCGACGCTGCGAATCGGGCAAGGGCTCGACAATGATTTTGGCGTGGCGCGCATTATGCCCGGAACCAGTGGCGGCGATGCCTATGATCAGTCGCCGGGCCTGACCTGGTATGCTTTCGGCGGCGCGGACGGAAAGGTGGTTGCCTATAACACGTTGTTGGAGGGCAATTCCTTCTCCAACACAGGCCCGAGCGTGACCGAGAAGCCTGTGGTCGCCGAGTTCGACGTTGGCCTTGCCGCCATCTATCACGGCGTGAAGATCAGCTACACGCAGGTCTGGCAGACCCATGAGTTCGACGGTCAGCAAGGCGGCTTGTTCGAGTTCGGGTCTTTGGCCGTGTCGGCGCGGTTCTAG
- a CDS encoding uracil-DNA glycosylase: MATEPQGPDHDCQLCPRLVEYRTANRAAHPDWFNGPVPSFGPMDAPIVIIGMAPGVKGANRTGRPFTGDHAGIILYETLIAYGLARGTFDARPDDGLELDGCRIVNAVRCVPPANLPTPAETAICNRFLTQELQQMPNLRVALALGVLAHAAVLRACGIPQSHVRFRHGAVHALPDGLILCDSYHVSRYNTNTGRLTVPMFQEVVRQLIEAAHPTSESVCA; the protein is encoded by the coding sequence ATGGCGACAGAACCCCAGGGTCCGGACCATGATTGCCAGCTCTGTCCCAGGCTGGTCGAGTATCGGACGGCGAATAGAGCGGCGCATCCAGACTGGTTTAATGGACCGGTGCCGAGCTTCGGACCGATGGACGCCCCGATCGTCATCATCGGCATGGCGCCAGGCGTGAAAGGCGCCAACCGTACCGGCCGGCCCTTCACCGGCGATCATGCCGGGATCATCCTTTATGAGACATTGATCGCGTATGGGCTGGCGCGCGGCACCTTCGACGCCCGACCGGATGACGGGCTTGAGCTGGACGGCTGCCGGATCGTGAACGCCGTGCGGTGCGTGCCCCCCGCCAACCTGCCGACGCCCGCCGAGACCGCCATTTGCAATCGCTTCCTGACGCAGGAATTGCAGCAGATGCCCAACCTGCGGGTCGCCCTGGCGCTCGGCGTCCTCGCTCATGCTGCCGTGCTGCGGGCCTGCGGCATTCCGCAGAGCCATGTGCGGTTCCGCCATGGCGCTGTCCATGCCCTGCCGGACGGGCTGATCCTGTGCGACAGCTATCATGTGTCCCGATACAATACGAACACGGGGCGATTGACCGTGCCGATGTTCCAGGAGGTGGTTCGCCAGCTGATCGAGGCGGCGCATCCAACGTCCGAATCCGTCTGCGCTTAG
- a CDS encoding RelA/SpoT family protein, producing the protein MGAGRRVTAHAVLRLPDLVRAPDGPATAVTLAEPTPETIRPCELTEKVLAYDPRADRALLDDAYALAMQAHGAQRRDNGDPYITHPIAVADILAGYRLDTGSIITGLLHDVIEDTPVTLAQIEQRFGPDVAGLVDGVTKLTRLELQSDRTKQAENFRKLVLALSKDIRVLLVKLADRLHNMRTLHFVTDQGRRQRIARETMEIYAPLAGRIGMDAIKGELQSLSFAQLEPEAFDTIQARLNFLRGQGADIIEEVRQELMRVCRAAGVSEIEVLGREKSPYSIWEKMQHRNVAYEQLSDIMAFRVLVPTRDDCYMALGAVHSSFPVIAGRFKDYISTPKANGYQSIHTGVTLREPRNQKIEVQIRTFAMHDVAENGVAAHWLYKDHDATVAADLQRFRWVQDLLEILENSQAADEFLENTKLELYHDQVFCFTPKGELIQLPRGATSVDFAYAVHSQVGDTCVGAKINGRLMPLRYELQNGDQVEIMTARGGTPSPQWERFVVTGKARARIRRFVAQQQRTINREQGRAVLAKAFRQEGLDGSERALDPALKTLKCLTIDDLYVAVASGHIGPKDVVHAAYPEMRETARAPRMLPGMGLPARPAGGRVSTKFDGGPTGAPIRGIISGMVVSYAGCCHPLPGDPIVGIVATGRGVTIHTRDCAQLQSFAATPERFLDVEWDETLSPQARGGQAYAGRVSLIASNERDLLPNISNAVTKHDGSVLNLRVVSRQQDFCEILLDVEVRDLRHLSTVIAGLRATGGITQVERAKG; encoded by the coding sequence ATGGGGGCAGGACGACGCGTCACCGCACACGCCGTCCTCCGCCTGCCTGATCTTGTTCGCGCGCCTGACGGACCGGCGACGGCCGTAACCCTCGCCGAACCTACGCCCGAGACCATCCGCCCGTGTGAACTGACGGAAAAGGTTCTCGCCTATGATCCGCGCGCCGACAGGGCGTTGCTGGATGACGCCTATGCCCTCGCCATGCAGGCCCATGGGGCGCAGCGGCGGGATAATGGCGACCCCTATATCACCCATCCCATCGCCGTGGCCGATATCCTGGCTGGCTATCGGCTCGATACCGGTAGCATCATCACCGGCCTTCTGCATGACGTGATCGAGGATACGCCGGTCACCCTGGCGCAGATCGAGCAGCGCTTCGGCCCGGATGTCGCCGGCCTCGTCGATGGCGTGACGAAGCTGACCCGGCTGGAATTGCAGTCAGATCGCACCAAGCAGGCGGAGAACTTCCGCAAGCTGGTGCTGGCGCTGAGCAAGGACATTCGGGTCTTGCTGGTGAAGCTCGCGGACCGTTTGCATAACATGCGGACGCTGCATTTCGTGACCGACCAGGGCCGGCGCCAGCGCATCGCACGTGAGACCATGGAGATCTACGCGCCGCTTGCGGGACGCATCGGCATGGATGCGATCAAGGGCGAGCTGCAAAGCCTATCTTTCGCGCAGCTCGAACCCGAAGCCTTCGACACCATCCAGGCGCGGTTGAACTTTCTCCGTGGCCAGGGCGCGGATATTATCGAGGAAGTCCGGCAGGAGCTGATGCGCGTCTGCCGCGCCGCCGGCGTGAGCGAGATTGAAGTGCTGGGCCGCGAGAAATCTCCCTATTCCATCTGGGAGAAGATGCAGCATCGCAACGTGGCCTATGAACAACTCTCGGACATCATGGCCTTCCGGGTCCTCGTGCCCACGCGCGACGATTGCTACATGGCCCTCGGCGCGGTGCATTCGTCCTTTCCCGTCATTGCCGGGCGCTTCAAGGACTATATCTCGACGCCGAAAGCCAACGGCTATCAAAGCATCCATACCGGCGTCACCTTGCGCGAGCCGCGCAACCAGAAGATCGAAGTCCAGATCCGCACCTTTGCCATGCATGACGTGGCTGAGAACGGTGTCGCTGCGCATTGGCTGTATAAGGATCACGACGCGACGGTCGCGGCCGATCTGCAACGCTTCCGCTGGGTGCAGGATCTTCTCGAAATTCTTGAGAACAGCCAAGCGGCGGATGAGTTCCTAGAAAACACCAAGCTCGAACTTTATCATGACCAGGTCTTCTGCTTCACGCCGAAGGGCGAGCTGATCCAGCTTCCGCGCGGCGCCACCTCGGTCGATTTCGCCTATGCCGTGCATAGCCAGGTCGGTGACACCTGTGTCGGTGCCAAGATCAACGGCCGGCTGATGCCGCTGCGCTACGAATTGCAAAACGGCGATCAGGTCGAGATCATGACGGCGCGGGGCGGCACGCCGTCCCCGCAATGGGAGCGGTTCGTCGTCACCGGCAAGGCGCGGGCGCGCATTCGCCGCTTCGTGGCGCAGCAGCAGCGCACCATCAACCGCGAGCAGGGCAGGGCGGTGCTGGCGAAGGCCTTCCGCCAGGAAGGGCTGGATGGGTCCGAGCGGGCGCTGGACCCCGCCCTCAAGACGCTGAAATGTCTTACCATCGATGACCTTTATGTCGCGGTCGCGAGCGGCCATATCGGCCCCAAGGATGTGGTGCATGCGGCCTATCCCGAAATGCGGGAGACGGCGCGTGCCCCGCGCATGCTGCCCGGCATGGGCCTGCCCGCACGCCCGGCAGGCGGCAGGGTCAGCACCAAATTCGACGGCGGGCCGACCGGCGCACCCATTCGTGGCATCATCTCGGGCATGGTGGTGAGCTATGCCGGCTGCTGCCATCCGCTGCCGGGCGACCCCATCGTCGGCATCGTCGCGACCGGTCGTGGCGTCACCATCCACACGCGGGACTGCGCGCAGTTGCAGAGCTTTGCGGCGACGCCCGAGCGGTTCCTCGATGTCGAGTGGGATGAGACGCTGTCGCCACAGGCGCGCGGCGGCCAGGCTTATGCCGGGCGCGTCAGCCTGATCGCGTCCAATGAACGGGACTTGCTGCCCAATATCTCCAATGCCGTGACCAAGCATGACGGCTCGGTGCTGAACCTGCGCGTGGTCAGCAGGCAGCAGGATTTCTGTGAAATCCTGCTGGATGTGGAGGTGCGCGACCTGCGCCACCTCTCCACCGTCATCGCCGGTCTGCGGGCGACGGGCGGCATCACGCAGGTGGAGCGGGCCAAGGGCTGA
- the rpoZ gene encoding DNA-directed RNA polymerase subunit omega, which produces MARVTVEDCIVQVPNRFELVLLAAQRARNIARGEELTLDRDNDKNPVVALREVAEERVDLDRLEADLVRSLSRAPEPEPADEEVMDLIPTDQNIFGLQDVSADEETAAMAGRDDPGNDIEAAIEAELGGRGRR; this is translated from the coding sequence ATGGCGCGTGTCACCGTTGAAGACTGTATCGTTCAGGTCCCCAACCGGTTCGAATTGGTCTTGCTGGCGGCCCAAAGGGCGCGAAATATCGCCCGCGGCGAAGAACTGACCCTTGATCGCGACAACGACAAGAACCCCGTCGTCGCGCTGCGCGAAGTCGCTGAGGAGCGGGTCGATCTCGACCGCCTCGAAGCGGATCTCGTGCGCTCCCTGTCGCGTGCCCCGGAACCGGAGCCCGCCGATGAGGAAGTCATGGACCTGATCCCGACCGACCAGAACATCTTCGGTCTTCAGGATGTCTCGGCCGATGAGGAAACCGCCGCCATGGCGGGTCGCGATGATCCCGGCAATGATATCGAAGCCGCCATCGAGGCCGAGCTCGGCGGTCGCGGCCGGCGATAG
- the folK gene encoding 2-amino-4-hydroxy-6-hydroxymethyldihydropteridine diphosphokinase, with product MIIIAFGANLPAPDGSAPAETCRRAVAALARLPGLTLDAVSPFYESQPIPVSDQPPYINGVAALSGEIDPARLLALLLEIEHRFGRARSLANAARSLDLDIIAMGGLVRTVPDPILPHPRAQDRAFVLRPIADIAPMWRHPVLGKTAAELLADLPPQALGLHADSDPG from the coding sequence ATGATCATCATCGCTTTCGGCGCCAATCTGCCCGCGCCTGACGGATCCGCCCCTGCCGAGACCTGTCGGAGGGCTGTGGCGGCATTGGCCCGATTACCTGGCCTGACGCTCGACGCCGTCTCGCCCTTCTACGAGTCGCAGCCGATCCCGGTATCGGACCAGCCACCCTATATCAACGGTGTTGCCGCCCTGTCAGGGGAGATCGATCCGGCACGGCTGCTCGCCCTGCTTCTGGAGATCGAGCACCGCTTCGGCCGCGCCCGCAGCCTCGCCAATGCGGCCCGCAGCCTGGACCTGGATATCATTGCCATGGGCGGCTTGGTCCGGACGGTGCCGGACCCGATTTTGCCCCATCCCAGGGCGCAGGACCGGGCCTTCGTGCTGCGACCTATCGCTGATATCGCGCCAATGTGGCGGCACCCGGTTCTGGGCAAGACGGCTGCGGAACTTCTTGCCGATCTGCCGCCCCAAGCCTTAGGGTTGCATGCGGACTCGGACCCTGGATGA